A region from the Benincasa hispida cultivar B227 chromosome 12, ASM972705v1, whole genome shotgun sequence genome encodes:
- the LOC120066982 gene encoding luc7-like protein 3 → MDAQRALLDELMGSARNLTEEERRGYKEVMWDDKEVCGFYMVRFCPHDLFVNTRSDLGPCPRIHDQKLKESFEKSPRHDAYVPKFEAELAQFCEKLVMDLDRRVRRGRERLAQEVEPAPPTPLSAEKSEQLSVLEEKIKNLLEQVEALGEAGKVDEAEALMRKVDSLNTEKTALTQQTQNDKVLMLAQEKKMALCEICGSFLVANDAAERVQSHVTGKQHVGYGMVRDFITEHKEAKEKAREEERLVREREAEERRKQREELERRKRSGSSDDKYRDRERDRDRDRYRERDRDRVRSRRGGRDEIRGMDWRSRNGRDGGRDRYRDRSRSKSPVRRGPRRSSRSPVRP, encoded by the exons ATGGATGCTCAGAGAGCTCTTCTGGATGAACTCATGGGTTCAG CGCGTAATTTAACAGAGGAAGAACGAAGAGGATACAAGGAAGTTATGTGGGATGATAAGGAGGTCTGCGGGTTCTATATGGTTCGGTTTTGCCCACATGATCTTTTCGTAAATACTCGGAGCGACCTTG GTCCTTGTCCTAGGATACATGACCAGAAATTGAAAGAAAG CTTTGAAAAGTCACCCAGGCATGATGCTTACGTTCCCAAATTTGAGGCTGAACTTGCTCAGTTTTGTGAGAAATTG GTAATGGACTTGGATCGACGTGTTAGGCGTGGACGAGAGCGTCTTGCCCAAGAGGTTGAACCTGCACCACCCACTCCACTGTCAGCCGAGAAGTCGGAGCAATTATCTGTGCTGgaggaaaaaataaagaatttatTGGAACAGGTGGAGGCCCTTGGTGAAGCGGGTAAAGTTGATGAAGCTGAAGCACTGATGAGAAAG gtgGATTCACTCAATACTGAAAAAACAGCCTTGACTCAACAAACCCAAAATGACAAGGTACTGATGCTTgctcaagagaaaaaaatgGCCCTTTGTGAGATATGTGGTTCTTTTCTTGTAGCAAATGATGCTGCAGAGAGAGTTCAGTCTCACGTCACAGGTAAGCAGCACGTTGGTTATGGTATGGTCAGAGATTTCATCACTGAGCACAAG GAAGCAAAGGAGAAAgcaagggaagaagaaagattAGTTAGGGAGAGAGAGGCAGAAGAACGGAGGAAGCAGAGAGAAGAGcttgagagaagaaagagaagtgGCTCTAGTGACGACAAATATCGTGACAGAGAGCGAGACAGGGATCGAGATAGGTATCGCGAACGAGACCGAGATCGTGTAAGGTCTAGAAGAGGTGGCCGTGATGAAATAAGAGGAATGGATTGGAGGTCTAGGAATGGAAGAGATGGAGGTAGAGATAGGTATCGCGATCGGAGCAGGTCAAAATCCCCTGTAAGACGTGGTCCCAGGAGATCATCTAGAAGTCCAGTGCGCCCATAA